CCGGACGAGACGCAAAAAATGGTCGCGCTCGTGCGGAAGTTCAAGGGCCGCTACACAATCATCCTGATCGAGCACAAGATCGACGTCGTGATGACGATGTCAGACCGGATCTCGGTCATGCATTTCGGCAGTGTGATCGCGGAAGGCACCCCGGCGGAGATCCAGCGGAATGCGGAAGTCCGCCGCGCCTACCTGGGGGGCATCGCGCCGCCATGATCCTCGACATTCGCGGCATCGACACTTACTACGGGCTCGGCCACATCCTCCACGGCCTCTCCCTGCGCGTCGGCGAGGGCGAGGTCGTGGCGCTCCTGGGGCGGAACGGCGCGGGCAAGACCACGACGCTGCGCTCCATCACCGGGCTCACGGCGCCACGGAGCGGCGAGATCAGCTACAAGGGCGCCAACATTGTTGGCCTCCCCGCTCACCGGATCTCTCGGCTCGGCATCGCGCTCGTGCCCGAGACCCGCGGCATCTTTTCCTATCTCACGGCGCGAGAGAATCTCGAGATCGCACGCCGGCCGGGCTCGCGATGGCCGATGGAGAGCGTGCTCGAGCGCTTTCCGAAGCTCCGCGAGCTGATGGACCGCAAGGGGCGCTTGCTCTCGGGCGGGGAGCAGCAGATGCTGGCCATCGCCCGCTCCCTGCTGACCGGGCCGGAGCTGCTCCTCCTGGACGAGCCGTCCCAGGGGCTGGCGCCGTTGGTGGTCGAGACGGTCATGGGGACGATTCGCGAGCTCAAGCGCGAGCGCGTCAGCATGCTGCTGGTCGAGCAGAACGCCGAGATGGCGCTCGGCCTCGCGGACCGCGTCTACATCATCGATCACGGCACCATCGTGTTCGAAGGCACACCGGACGCGCTCCGGGCCGACCACGAGATCACGACGACGTACCTTGGTGTAGGCGGCTGATGGCTCCGGTGTAGGCGGCTGAGATGGACATCCTGACCGCCCATGCCGCCCGCCACCCCGACAAGCCCGCGCTCATCGAGGGCGACCGGGTGTGGTCGTGGGCCGAGCTCGTCGAGCGCCGGAACCGCCTGGGCCACGCGCTCCTGGGGCTCGGGCTCGAGCCGGGCGCCACCGTCATCGTCTACGCCGCCAACTCGCTCGAGCACTATCTCGCCGGCACGGGCGCGCGGGCGGCCGGGCTCATCCCGGCGCCCATGAATCATCGGCTGGTGGCGGAGGAGGTCGCCTACATCCTCGACCACTCGGACGCCGCGGCCGTCTTCGCGAGCGACCAGTTCCTGCCGGTCTGCGAGGCTGTCCGCGCCGGGGCCCGGAAGGTCAGGCACTGGATCCTCATGGGCGCGGAGCGGCGCGACTGGGCCGTGCACCTCGACGATCTACTGGCGCAGGGGAGCCCCGAGCCCGTCGAGCTGCCGTCAGGCGCGGCCTTTGGCGCCTCCATCATCTATACGGGCGGGACTACGGGGAAGCCCAAGGGCGCGCTCCGCCGCGGCATCGACACGCAGGGGCTGATGGAGACGCTCCGGGCGATGGACCTTCTCGACCCGAACCACGTCCACCTGGTCGCGGGCCCCATGTACCACTCGGCGCCCGGCGGCCTCGCGCTCTACGCGCACATCGTCGGCGCCACGGTCGTGATCATGCCGAAGTTCGTCCCCGAGCGGGCGCTCGAGGAGATCCAGCGCCACCGCTGCACCAGCACCTTCATGGCCCCGACCCTGCTCAAGCGCATTATGGACCTGCCCGCATCCGTGCGGGCCCGCTACGACGTATCCTCCATGAGGGCCATCATCATGGCGGCGGCGCCCTGTCCGATGAACGTCAAGGAGGCCGTGGTCGAGTACTTCGGTCCCGCGCTCTACGAGTTCTACGGCTCGAGCGAGCTCGGCGTGAACACGGTCCTGAGGCCGGAAGACGTGCTGCGAAAGCCCGGCTCCTGCGGCCGCGCCGCGCCGGGCAAGGAGATCGCCCTTCTCGACGACGACGGCAACGCCGTGCCCGTGGGCGAGCCCGGCGAGCTCTACGTCAAGCACTTCTCCGGCATCCTCGACGAGTACTACAAGGATCCCGACGCGACCGCCCGGCTGCGCCGCGGGGACTGGTACTCGGTGGGCGACGTCGCGTATATGGACGCCGACGGCTTCTACTACATCTGCGACCGCAAGCGCGACATGATCATCTCGGCCGGCGTCAACATCTATCCCGCGGAGGTCGAGGACGCGCTCCACCGCCACCCGGACATCCAGGACGTGGCAGTCTTCGGCGTGCCGGACGACGACTGGGGCGAGCGCGTCCACGCCGCCGTCCAGCCTCGCCCGGCCGCGCGCCTCACCGCCGAGGGCGTCATCACGTTCGCGCGCCGGCACCTGGCCGGCTACAAGGTCCCGCGCGAGGTGACCTTCCACGACGACTTCCCGCGGGATGCCGCGGGCAAGCTCCTCAAGCGCGTGCTCCGCGAGCCCTACTGGGCCGGCCGGGCCACCCGTGTGTGAGCAGGTCCGATTGCGCGCCCCCCGATTGCACGTCGCGGACTGCCGCGGTACGCTCTAGCCCGTGAAGCTGCCCCCCGCCCCGCTCACCGTCAAGATCACGGTCCTCATCGTCGTGGTGCTGATCGTCGGCTTTGGCATCTCGACCATCCTATCCATCCAGCGCGAGGCCGACCTCCTAGTCGAGCAGAGCAAGATCGCCGCGCGCCGCCTCACGGCCGCGCTCACCGCCAACATCGAGGCCGCCATGCTCCAGGAGCGGCCCGACATCGCCCGGATGCAGATCCTCGAGATGCAGAAGAACACGCCGGTCGAGGGGCTGACCGTCTACCGGCGCAACGGCGTCGAGGCCTTTACCGACACGGACACGCTCCGGCAGGTCGCGAAGGAGGCCGACCTGCCGAAGGGCGTGATGGCGAGCATCGAGAAGATGGCGCGGCCGGCGGGGCCGCCGATGACCGGGCCGCTCTTCCAGCGGGCCGTCGACACGCTCAAGACCCAGGAGTCCATCGACAGCGTCAACGGGCAGATGCTCTTCACGCTGCACCAGCCCGTCGCCAACCAGGAGCGCTGCCAGGGCTGCCACGGCACCGACCACAAGGTCCGCGCCGTCGTGCGCGTGGCCACGTCCATGGAGCCCGTGCTGGCGGCCGTGCGCGAGCAGCGCAACCGGCAGACGCTGGTGGCGATCCTGACCATCTTCGTTGCCGCCGGTGTCCTCGCGCTGGTCATGCGGCGCGTGGTGGTGCGCCCCATCCAGGAGCTGGCGCAGGTGGCCCACAAGATCGGCGAGGGAGACTTCGCCGTGCGCGCGCGCACGACGTCGGGCGACGAGCTGGCGGGGCTGGGCTCGGCCTTCAACGACATGACCGAGCGACTGTCTACGGCCCAGCAGAGCCTCGAAACCCGCAACCGCGAGCTCGCGACCACGCTCGACGAGCTCCAGGCCTCGCGCCAGCGGCTCGAAGTGCTCGAGCAGCTCAAGGGCGAGCTGTCCAAGTTCGTGCCCGACGCCGTCAAGGAGCTGCTCGAGCGCGACCCGTCGGCGACCCAGCTGGAGAAGCACCAGGAGGAGGTCTCCGTCCTCTTCCTCGACATCGCGGGCTACACGCGTCTCTCCGAGCAGGTCGAGGCCAAGCGGCTGAACCAGCTCGTGCAGACCTACTTCTCGGCATTCCTCGAGATCATCCGCAAGCACCAGGGCGACGTGAACGAGACGGCGGGCGACGGGCTCATGGTCATCTTCCAGTCCAAGAGCCGCGAGCCCGGCCGCGGCCCCGTGGACCACGCGCTCAACGCCGCGCGCGCCGCCCTCACGATCCGCCAGCGCACCGTGGATCTGAACGAAGAGCACGCCGGTGTCTTTCCGTCCGTGGCGCTGCACATGGGCATCAACACGGGAGAGGCCTGGGTCGGCGCCACCAAGATCGGCGGCGCGGGGTCTCAGAGGTGGACGTTTACAGCGACGGGGCCCACGACCAACCTGGCCGCGCGCTTCGCGGGCTCGGCGCAGGGCGATGAGATCGTCGTCGGCCCCACGACCGCCGAGCGCGTCCGGGGCGCCTTCGTGCTGGAGAACCTCGGCGAGAAGAGCTTCAAGAACGTCTCGCAGCCGCTGCAGGTCTACCGCCTCATCCCCCCCGGGGTCTACGACAAGATCGCCTGACCCGCGCGCTACTGCCCGTTGCCGGCAGGGTCCCAGCCGATGATGCTGACGCGATATCCGACGCCGGTCTTCTCGAGGGGCACTTCGAAAGAGGTGCGGCTGAAGCTGCCGAGATAGCCCGGCGCGAGAGCGGTGGCGGTCGCGATAACCTGGCCCTGGGCGTCGAGCGTCTCGACCTGCAGGCGAATATTCGCGGCGCCGTTCCCGCGGGTGTTCTGGACGTAACCAGCGATCAGCGGCGAGCCCTTCTTCGTCTGGGCGGTCTCCCACGTCACCTGAAAACGGCCGTCGCTGAACGTGACGGCCATGTCCTGTTGCCGGACCTGGCCCTGGGCGGCGCAGGCGCCGAGCGTCACGGCCAGCAGCAGCGCGGGAAGTCGTCTACTGACCGCCACCACCGCACTTGTCCCACGACGCGATGCTGACGCGATAGCCCGGACCGGGCGCCCGGATCGGCTCCTCGAAGTAGACGTTGTCGAAGCCGCCGACGTAGCCTGGGATGAAGCCCATCCGCTGTGCGGTGACCTGCCCTTGCGCGTCGAGCGTTTCCACCAAGAGGCGCGGGATGCAGTAGCCGGACATGCCGCCGTACGTCGTGACGCGGCCCACGATG
This genomic window from Candidatus Methylomirabilota bacterium contains:
- a CDS encoding ABC transporter ATP-binding protein; translated protein: MILDIRGIDTYYGLGHILHGLSLRVGEGEVVALLGRNGAGKTTTLRSITGLTAPRSGEISYKGANIVGLPAHRISRLGIALVPETRGIFSYLTARENLEIARRPGSRWPMESVLERFPKLRELMDRKGRLLSGGEQQMLAIARSLLTGPELLLLDEPSQGLAPLVVETVMGTIRELKRERVSMLLVEQNAEMALGLADRVYIIDHGTIVFEGTPDALRADHEITTTYLGVGG
- a CDS encoding AMP-binding protein, whose translation is MDILTAHAARHPDKPALIEGDRVWSWAELVERRNRLGHALLGLGLEPGATVIVYAANSLEHYLAGTGARAAGLIPAPMNHRLVAEEVAYILDHSDAAAVFASDQFLPVCEAVRAGARKVRHWILMGAERRDWAVHLDDLLAQGSPEPVELPSGAAFGASIIYTGGTTGKPKGALRRGIDTQGLMETLRAMDLLDPNHVHLVAGPMYHSAPGGLALYAHIVGATVVIMPKFVPERALEEIQRHRCTSTFMAPTLLKRIMDLPASVRARYDVSSMRAIIMAAAPCPMNVKEAVVEYFGPALYEFYGSSELGVNTVLRPEDVLRKPGSCGRAAPGKEIALLDDDGNAVPVGEPGELYVKHFSGILDEYYKDPDATARLRRGDWYSVGDVAYMDADGFYYICDRKRDMIISAGVNIYPAEVEDALHRHPDIQDVAVFGVPDDDWGERVHAAVQPRPAARLTAEGVITFARRHLAGYKVPREVTFHDDFPRDAAGKLLKRVLREPYWAGRATRV
- a CDS encoding adenylate/guanylate cyclase domain-containing protein; protein product: MKLPPAPLTVKITVLIVVVLIVGFGISTILSIQREADLLVEQSKIAARRLTAALTANIEAAMLQERPDIARMQILEMQKNTPVEGLTVYRRNGVEAFTDTDTLRQVAKEADLPKGVMASIEKMARPAGPPMTGPLFQRAVDTLKTQESIDSVNGQMLFTLHQPVANQERCQGCHGTDHKVRAVVRVATSMEPVLAAVREQRNRQTLVAILTIFVAAGVLALVMRRVVVRPIQELAQVAHKIGEGDFAVRARTTSGDELAGLGSAFNDMTERLSTAQQSLETRNRELATTLDELQASRQRLEVLEQLKGELSKFVPDAVKELLERDPSATQLEKHQEEVSVLFLDIAGYTRLSEQVEAKRLNQLVQTYFSAFLEIIRKHQGDVNETAGDGLMVIFQSKSREPGRGPVDHALNAARAALTIRQRTVDLNEEHAGVFPSVALHMGINTGEAWVGATKIGGAGSQRWTFTATGPTTNLAARFAGSAQGDEIVVGPTTAERVRGAFVLENLGEKSFKNVSQPLQVYRLIPPGVYDKIA
- a CDS encoding FxLYD domain-containing protein — encoded protein: MAVSRRLPALLLAVTLGACAAQGQVRQQDMAVTFSDGRFQVTWETAQTKKGSPLIAGYVQNTRGNGAANIRLQVETLDAQGQVIATATALAPGYLGSFSRTSFEVPLEKTGVGYRVSIIGWDPAGNGQ